The genomic stretch ATGGGACCTAATACTGCCACTTTGCGTTTGGCGTCCTGGTTAGCCAGAACTTTCAGGGCAGCACGGTCAGAATCTAATGAAGCATTATAACAATCGGCAATTAACGTGCAGGAACTGATGGTTTCTGTTTTTTGGCGCCATCCTACAGACTGAAAGGCAGACAATCCGTTCTGGATCTGTTCAGGAGTCATTCCCAAATGTTTTCCCAACAGTACTGCTGCACTTGCATTCTGGATGTTGTGTACCCCTGAAATAGGAATCTGATAGGTGTCTCCATCCATTTTGAAGATACCGTCTTCGGAAATGATTTCGTAGGGGAATTGGGCATTGTTTTTTCCGAAATACTGAATGGTTTGTTTGCAGGTTACCGAAGATAACAAGTCGTCATCTCCGTTTAACAGGAATAAACCGTCATCCGGCATTCCTTCTAAAATTTCCAGTTTTGCTTTTAAAATGTTTTCGCGGCTTCCTAAGTATTCAATGTGAGAGGTTCCGATCAAAGAAATAATGGCGATCTGAGGTTTTGCCAGATTGGAAAGATAAGAGATTTCTCCAAAATGGTTCATTCCCATTTCCAACACAATAAATTCTTCGTCACCTTCCATTTTCAGCACGGTTAAGGGCAGACCGATGTGATTATTGAAATTACCGGAAGTGGCAATGGTTTTTCCGTGTTCTGCCACAACAGATGCCACAAACTGACGAGTTGTGGTTTTTCCCACACTGCCTGTGATTCCAATCACTTTGGCATGGGATTGCTTTAGCACATAGGCTGCCAGATCTCCCAATGCTTTGGTGGTATCTTTCACCAATACAGCAAAGTTGCTGACCTTGGGAACATCTTCTTTTTGGGTTAAAAATCCAACAGCACCGTTTTTGGCAGCACTTTCTATATAAGCGTGACCGTCATGGGTTTCACCTACCAAAGGGACAAACAGTTCGGTAGTCATTTTATCACGGCTGTCGGTGGAAACGTAGCGGAAGGTGGTATCGGCAGAGCCAAAGAGCAGAATGCCGTTTACCGCTTCTAACAATTGATGTACTGTTAATTGCATAATGATTTCACAACTTCTCTTTCATCAAATTCGATTTCGTAATCTTTGAATTTCTGCACCATTTCATGACCTTTTCCGAGCAATAACACAATATCGTCTTTTTGGGCTAATTCCATTGCAAGACGAATGGCTTCTTTTCGGTCTGTGTGAGAATAAACATTGGTTTGGTCAGGAATTCCTGCCATAATGTCATCAATAATGGCTTGCATATCTTCGCTGCGGGGATTATCGCTGGTTACGACTACCACATCGGAATATTTCTTGGCGATTGCGCCCATCTGGGGACGTTTCCCTTTATCACGGTCGCCACCGCATCCGAACACGGTAATTACCCTTGCAGGCTTGAATTCATTCACAGATGTTAAAATATTTTCCATACCGTCGGGGGTGTGAGCGAAATCAATCATCACCTGATAGGGCTTATCGATTTCTACCAGTTCGCATCTGCCTTTTACGGTTTTGGATTTTTTCATTGCCATTCGCACAAAACCGTCGGGAACGGAAAGTGCGCCCGACATTGCGCAAACAGCTAGGGAATTATACACGGAGAATCCACCTGGAATGGGGAGCTTCACAGTGTAGGGATCTTTTTCGTGAATTACGGTATAAGTAACACCGTCGGCACGGTATTCAATATCTTTTGCACAAAAATCACATCCGTCGTCTAAGCCATAGGTAACTACTTTGCCGGTTGCCTGTGCTTTCATGGTTTCGGAATAAGGACTATCCTGATTGATGACAGCGATATCACACTGGCGGAAGAATGCAGCTTTTGCGTCTGCATAGTTTTCCATGGTGATGTGATAATCTAAGTGGTCTTGTGTTAAATTGGTGAATACACCGATTTCAAAGTGGATTGCTGCAACTCTGCCCAGACTAACCGAATGGGAGGAAACTTCCATTACCGCAAAATCACAATTTTCATCTGCCATTTTTTTCAAATGAGAAAACAGTTCGGGTGCTTCGGGGGTGGTTGCATTGGCAGGGTAAGAGGTTTTGTCAATCACAATTTCATTGGTACCGATTAATCCCACTTTGTAGCCGCAAACTTCCAGCATATTCTTTACAAGATTGGTTACAGTGGTTTTTCCGTTGGTTCCGGTTACCCCGATCATACGCAGTTTCTTTTGCGGATTTTGGTAAAAGGCTGCGGCAAGGCAGGAAAGGGCAGCGTTAGTATTTTCTACCACGATATTTACCGCATTTTTAGTATCTGCGGGATATTCGGATACAATGACTGACGCTCCTTTTGCTACAGCATCTTCGATGTATTCATGCCGGTCGGAACGAATGCCTTTGATACACACGAAAACGCTTCCTTTGCCTACGGTTCTGGTATCAAAGGAAATATCGGTGATTTCGGTGTTCAATGCATCTTCATTGATTAGGTTTTTATATGCCATATCGGCGTTTTGAAGCAATTCTTGTAATTTCATAGTATTTCTCATCTTTCTTGGGATTCTGTTTGGTTCGAATCAGGATAAGTGAATTCTACTGTAATTTCTGATCCGATGGTTGCGTATTTACCCGCTTCAATACTTTGAGTGCTTGCCACAGCATCCTGGGTGGTGTTGGTGATGCCAACACCGTGGAGCTGGAATTTTGCTTTTTCCAGAATGGATTTTGTTTCTTCGAAACTCTTTCCGATAACATCAGGTACTTCTGCTGTGTTGGAAGGTTTTGCATCTCCTGTGTATACCAGCACAGTTCCGTTTTGCGCGATGATAACATTGGCTTCCGGAATCTGAGTGGATACCTCATCACCATCTCCTTCCACCACGCAGCGAAGACCGCTCTGGGAAAGGATTTGTCTTGCTTCGGTAATGCTTTTGCCGGTTACATCGGGGACTGTTACGTCGCCGTCAGAACTCTGTCCGTCCGGCAGAAGGGGATCTACATCCATGTATCGAAGCACGTCGTCTAAGATTTTACCTGCCAGAGGAGAAGCAATGGTTCCGCCCATATGGTTTCCTGCCGGAGGTTCGTCTAAAATAATCAAAATAGCAACCTGGGGGTCGTTTGCCGGTGCAATTCCGACAAAGGATGCAACATATTTCTGGCTTCCGCGGGGAAGCTTTTCGCTGGTACCGGTTTTTCCGCCTACACGGAACCCTTCCAGATGGGCTTTGTTACCAGTACCTTCGGATACAACTTTTTCCATTAATTCTCTCATAATCTGAGAAGTCTGTGAGGAAATTACCTGACGTACCTCCACAGTGTCAAAACTTTCTAAAACGGTTCCGTTAGAGGAGGTGATTTCCTTGATTAAATGTGGCTTTACCAAAACTCCGTCATTGGCAACGGCGCTGACAGCAGTAATCATCTGTAAGGGGGTGACTGTGGGGCCCTGACCGAAAGAGGCAGTTGCAAGTTCCACTTCGTTGAAACTGCCTTCGGGATAGAACA from Oscillospiraceae bacterium encodes the following:
- a CDS encoding UDP-N-acetylmuramoyl-tripeptide--D-alanyl-D-alanine ligase produces the protein MQLTVHQLLEAVNGILLFGSADTTFRYVSTDSRDKMTTELFVPLVGETHDGHAYIESAAKNGAVGFLTQKEDVPKVSNFAVLVKDTTKALGDLAAYVLKQSHAKVIGITGSVGKTTTRQFVASVVAEHGKTIATSGNFNNHIGLPLTVLKMEGDEEFIVLEMGMNHFGEISYLSNLAKPQIAIISLIGTSHIEYLGSRENILKAKLEILEGMPDDGLFLLNGDDDLLSSVTCKQTIQYFGKNNAQFPYEIISEDGIFKMDGDTYQIPISGVHNIQNASAAVLLGKHLGMTPEQIQNGLSAFQSVGWRQKTETISSCTLIADCYNASLDSDRAALKVLANQDAKRKVAVLGPIGELGEYLKPILNQVGEAVKETKTDCLICVEEDAVHIKDGAINAGMNPEQIYFFAKREDFITNIPELFLSGDAVLFKASRKYQFEELFEQVKQHLQTKE
- a CDS encoding UDP-N-acetylmuramoyl-L-alanyl-D-glutamate--2,6-diaminopimelate ligase, producing MRNTMKLQELLQNADMAYKNLINEDALNTEITDISFDTRTVGKGSVFVCIKGIRSDRHEYIEDAVAKGASVIVSEYPADTKNAVNIVVENTNAALSCLAAAFYQNPQKKLRMIGVTGTNGKTTVTNLVKNMLEVCGYKVGLIGTNEIVIDKTSYPANATTPEAPELFSHLKKMADENCDFAVMEVSSHSVSLGRVAAIHFEIGVFTNLTQDHLDYHITMENYADAKAAFFRQCDIAVINQDSPYSETMKAQATGKVVTYGLDDGCDFCAKDIEYRADGVTYTVIHEKDPYTVKLPIPGGFSVYNSLAVCAMSGALSVPDGFVRMAMKKSKTVKGRCELVEIDKPYQVMIDFAHTPDGMENILTSVNEFKPARVITVFGCGGDRDKGKRPQMGAIAKKYSDVVVVTSDNPRSEDMQAIIDDIMAGIPDQTNVYSHTDRKEAIRLAMELAQKDDIVLLLGKGHEMVQKFKDYEIEFDEREVVKSLCN